From the genome of Dehalobacter sp. 12DCB1, one region includes:
- a CDS encoding amidohydrolase encodes MSNQQIIIAGGNIKPMTGELEFTGSILVKDSKIAKIIKHLVTATDEDEENAFREMFGLSTEESVHIVSARGKWVLPGFIDAHCHVGIGEEIYQHEGDDLNEMTDPLTPELRAIDGIHPEDEGFRDARLGGVTAAFTCPGSANVIGGTGVVVKTAGRVVEEMILRDPAGLKIAFGENPKFVYGEQKKMPMTRMGTAALLRQALVDAQNYREKLEQGQKDLDKLPERDLGLEAINLVLDKKIPLRAHAHRTDDIMTAIRIAREFDVDLVLDHCTEGHKIADVLQQYGYPAAVGPSFTNRAKVELKDKTFSTPGVLNKAGLKIAIITDHSVTPIEHLPLCAAMAVRNGLEEEDALKAITIWPAEILGVADRVGSLEVGKDADIVVWEGKPLSFEATPHTVLINGLIVKPE; translated from the coding sequence ATGAGCAATCAACAGATCATTATTGCCGGCGGAAATATCAAACCGATGACCGGAGAGCTCGAATTTACAGGGAGTATTTTGGTCAAAGATAGTAAAATTGCAAAAATTATAAAGCATTTGGTTACGGCGACAGATGAAGACGAAGAAAACGCGTTCAGAGAAATGTTCGGCCTAAGTACGGAAGAGTCGGTACACATTGTATCTGCCAGGGGAAAATGGGTTTTGCCTGGTTTCATTGATGCGCACTGCCACGTCGGGATTGGAGAAGAAATCTATCAGCATGAAGGTGACGACCTGAATGAAATGACGGATCCCCTGACCCCGGAACTTCGCGCGATTGACGGAATCCATCCCGAAGATGAAGGCTTCAGGGATGCACGGCTCGGAGGAGTCACCGCTGCTTTTACCTGCCCCGGAAGCGCAAATGTCATTGGAGGTACAGGTGTTGTTGTCAAAACGGCGGGACGTGTGGTCGAAGAAATGATTCTGAGAGACCCTGCAGGACTCAAAATCGCGTTCGGTGAGAATCCCAAATTTGTATACGGAGAACAGAAAAAAATGCCGATGACGCGAATGGGAACAGCAGCCTTGCTCCGGCAGGCGTTGGTAGATGCTCAGAACTATCGGGAGAAACTGGAACAAGGCCAAAAGGATTTGGACAAACTTCCTGAACGGGACCTCGGACTCGAAGCAATCAATCTTGTACTGGACAAAAAAATACCGCTCAGAGCTCATGCCCACAGGACGGATGATATAATGACCGCTATCCGGATAGCCCGCGAGTTTGACGTAGATCTGGTTTTGGACCACTGTACTGAAGGTCATAAAATTGCCGATGTGCTTCAGCAATATGGCTACCCTGCGGCTGTCGGTCCTTCTTTCACGAACAGGGCCAAAGTAGAGCTTAAAGATAAAACATTTAGCACGCCGGGAGTATTGAACAAAGCGGGACTTAAAATAGCGATCATCACGGATCATTCCGTTACCCCTATCGAGCATCTGCCGCTGTGTGCAGCGATGGCTGTCCGCAACGGACTTGAGGAGGAAGACGCGCTGAAAGCAATCACGATCTGGCCGGCTGAAATACTCGGGGTCGCCGACAGAGTCGGATCTTTGGAAGTAGGAAAAGATGCTGATATTGTCGTATGGGAGGGCAAACCGCTCAGTTTTGAGGCCACGCCCCATACAGTATTGATCAATGGTCTGATCGTAAAGCCCGAGTGA